In Salinarimonas sp., a genomic segment contains:
- a CDS encoding 2'-5' RNA ligase family protein, whose amino-acid sequence MDPLIVTLALDEAAFAVFDAARRAHFPPERNLIPAHLTLFHKLPGAEEEAIAAGLAEAAAARGPLPMTCAGLRFLGRGVAYRLEGEGVVALRRALARRFAPSLGPQDAQAIAPHVTIQNKVDPRAAKALLARLQAGFAPFPVTGEGLLLWRYRGGPWEPAGRFPFAGGA is encoded by the coding sequence ATGGACCCCTTGATCGTCACCCTCGCCCTCGACGAGGCCGCCTTCGCGGTCTTCGACGCCGCGCGGCGCGCGCATTTCCCGCCCGAGCGGAACCTGATCCCGGCGCACCTCACCCTCTTCCACAAGCTGCCGGGCGCGGAGGAGGAGGCGATCGCGGCGGGGCTGGCGGAGGCGGCGGCGGCGCGCGGGCCGCTGCCGATGACCTGCGCGGGCCTGCGCTTTCTCGGGCGCGGCGTGGCCTATCGGCTGGAGGGCGAGGGCGTCGTCGCCCTGCGCCGGGCGCTGGCGCGGCGCTTCGCGCCCTCTCTCGGCCCGCAGGACGCGCAGGCGATCGCGCCGCACGTGACGATCCAGAACAAGGTCGATCCGCGCGCGGCGAAGGCGCTGCTCGCCAGGCTCCAGGCGGGCTTCGCGCCCTTCCCCGTCACCGGGGAGGGGCTGCTGCTGTGGCGCTATCGCGGCGGCCCGTGGGAGCCGGCCGGGCGCTTTCCCTTCGCGGGCGGCGCGTGA
- a CDS encoding GNAT family N-acetyltransferase → MNAPAAPPLRIRPATPADADAVSAVLAASYGTLFQGWYAPAVLEAALPLMIRANPALLACGTYRVAQDETGRIVACGGWTAEAPGGAESPPDTGHIRHVATHPDLLRRGAARLIVETALAEARARGKSRMECLSTLQAEAFYARMGFAAVERVVAPIGPGGFPSVRMVRSF, encoded by the coding sequence GTGAATGCGCCGGCCGCCCCGCCCCTGCGCATCCGCCCGGCCACGCCGGCGGATGCCGACGCCGTCTCCGCCGTGCTCGCCGCCTCCTACGGAACGCTGTTCCAGGGCTGGTACGCTCCCGCCGTGCTCGAGGCGGCGCTGCCGCTGATGATCCGCGCCAACCCCGCGCTCCTCGCCTGCGGGACCTATCGTGTCGCGCAGGACGAGACCGGCCGGATCGTCGCCTGCGGCGGCTGGACGGCCGAGGCCCCCGGCGGCGCCGAGAGCCCGCCGGACACGGGCCACATCCGCCACGTCGCCACGCATCCCGACCTTCTGCGCCGCGGCGCGGCGCGCCTCATCGTCGAGACGGCGCTCGCGGAAGCCCGCGCCCGCGGCAAGAGCCGGATGGAGTGCCTCTCGACGCTCCAGGCGGAGGCGTTCTACGCGCGCATGGGGTTTGCGGCGGTGGAGCGGGTGGTCGCGCCGATCGGGCCCGGCGGGTTCCCTTCGGTCAGGATGGTGCGGTCTTTCTGA
- the gmk gene encoding guanylate kinase has protein sequence MPSETSRTRRGVMLIIASPSGAGKSTLARLLLQTDKDITMSVSVTTRQRRASEVDGVHYRFITVRDFELMRERGELLEHAEVHGNFYGTPRAPVEQALEDGRDVLFDIDVQGTLQLYETMRPDVASVFILPPSIAELEKRLARRAEDDHATIRRRLKTALGEIARWRDYDYVLVNDDLERTFHDLEAILKAERVRRTRRENLAPLVDGLVGDLETVLASEA, from the coding sequence ATGCCCTCCGAGACGAGCCGCACGCGACGCGGCGTGATGCTGATCATCGCCTCGCCCTCCGGCGCGGGCAAGTCGACCCTCGCCCGCCTCCTGCTCCAGACCGACAAGGACATCACCATGTCGGTCTCGGTCACCACGCGCCAGCGCCGCGCGTCCGAGGTCGACGGCGTGCACTACCGCTTCATCACCGTGCGCGACTTCGAGCTGATGCGCGAGCGCGGCGAGCTGCTCGAGCACGCCGAGGTGCACGGCAACTTCTACGGCACGCCCCGTGCGCCGGTCGAGCAGGCGCTGGAGGACGGCCGCGACGTCCTGTTCGACATCGACGTCCAGGGCACGCTGCAGCTCTACGAGACCATGCGGCCGGACGTCGCCTCGGTGTTCATCCTGCCGCCCTCCATCGCCGAGCTCGAGAAGCGCCTCGCCCGCCGGGCCGAGGACGACCACGCGACCATCCGCCGCCGGCTGAAGACGGCGCTCGGCGAGATCGCCCGCTGGCGGGACTACGACTACGTGCTGGTCAACGACGATCTGGAGCGGACCTTCCACGATCTCGAGGCGATCCTGAAGGCCGAGAGGGTGCGCCGGACGCGCCGCGAGAATCTGGCGCCGCTGGTCGACGGGCTCGTCGGGGATCTCGAGACCGTGCTCGCCTCGGAGGCGTGA
- a CDS encoding YicC/YloC family endoribonuclease codes for MTGFAREAGATGAVSWALEAKSVNGRGLDVRLRTPPGFDAVGEEARRILSKALARGQVQLSLTLQRAAGAPKVRVNREVLQGLLDALAEVRVPDGIAPASLDGLLAVRGVVELDEGERDADPAALDADLRAALPRLAEALLAARREEGAALESVIEGHLATIADLVAQAEAHPGRSPEAIRARLAAQVAALGETGGGLDPARLHQEAALLATRADIREELDRLSAHVAQARALLAEGGAVGRRLDFLAQEFGREANTLCAKANDVTLSQIGLALKHVVDQLREQVQNVE; via the coding sequence ATGACGGGATTCGCCCGCGAGGCGGGCGCGACGGGCGCCGTCTCCTGGGCGCTCGAGGCGAAATCGGTCAATGGCCGCGGGCTCGACGTGCGCCTGCGCACGCCGCCGGGCTTCGACGCCGTCGGCGAGGAGGCGCGCCGGATCCTGTCGAAGGCGCTCGCCCGCGGGCAGGTGCAGCTGTCGCTGACGCTCCAGCGCGCGGCGGGCGCCCCGAAGGTGCGCGTCAATCGCGAGGTGCTGCAGGGCCTGCTCGACGCCCTCGCCGAGGTCCGCGTGCCCGACGGGATCGCCCCCGCCTCCCTCGACGGGCTCCTCGCCGTGCGCGGCGTGGTCGAGCTCGACGAAGGCGAGCGCGACGCGGATCCCGCCGCGCTCGATGCCGACCTGCGCGCCGCGCTGCCGCGGCTCGCGGAGGCGCTCCTCGCCGCGCGACGCGAGGAGGGCGCGGCGCTGGAGAGCGTGATCGAGGGGCATCTCGCGACCATCGCCGATCTCGTGGCGCAGGCGGAGGCTCATCCCGGCCGCAGCCCGGAGGCGATTCGCGCCCGGCTCGCGGCGCAGGTCGCGGCGCTCGGCGAGACCGGCGGCGGCCTCGACCCCGCGCGGCTCCATCAGGAGGCGGCGCTGCTCGCCACCCGCGCCGACATCCGCGAGGAGCTCGACCGGCTCTCCGCCCACGTCGCCCAGGCGCGGGCGCTCCTCGCCGAGGGCGGCGCCGTGGGCCGGCGCCTCGATTTCCTCGCCCAGGAATTCGGCCGCGAGGCCAACACCCTGTGCGCCAAGGCGAACGACGTGACCCTCTCGCAGATCGGGCTCGCGCTCAAGCACGTCGTCGACCAGCTGCGCGAGCAGGTGCAGAACGTGGAGTGA
- a CDS encoding phosphoenolpyruvate carboxykinase has protein sequence MENLGVYNSAQGADTFGLRKLARVYWNLEAPALYERSIARGEAQLAAGGSLVAETGVHTGRSPKDKFLVRDATTESTVWWDANGAITPEQFDALLEDFRAHAEGKELFAQDLFGGADPAYRVRTRVYTEYAWHSLFIRNLLRRPEIDTVRSFVPELTIIDLPSFKADPARHGCRSETVIAMDLTRKIVLIGGTSYAGEMKKSVFTYLNFVLPEKGVMPMHCSANMSEPKDVALFFGLSGTGKTTLSNDPGRPLIGDDEHGWGPQGVFNFEGGCYAKTIRLSADAEPEIYATTRRFGTVLENVVLDPHTREPDFDDASKTENTRCAYPLDFIPGASESGRAGQPKNIVMLTCDAFGVLPPIAKLTSAEAMYHFLSGYTAKVAGTEKGVTEPQATFSTCFGAPFMPRPPSVYGNMLRELIARHHVDCWLVNTGWTGGMHGVGRRMPIRVTRRLLSAALDGSLAKADFRQDPYFGFAVPTSVPGIEPHILYPVKTWQNKALFAQTAKKLIGMFEENFKRFEADVDDDVRAAAPSMSIAA, from the coding sequence GTGGAGAATCTCGGCGTCTACAACAGCGCTCAGGGCGCGGACACGTTCGGCCTGCGCAAGCTCGCGCGCGTGTACTGGAACCTCGAGGCGCCCGCGCTCTACGAGCGGTCCATCGCGCGCGGCGAGGCGCAGCTCGCGGCCGGCGGGTCGCTCGTCGCCGAGACGGGAGTGCATACGGGCCGCTCGCCGAAGGACAAGTTCCTGGTGCGCGACGCGACGACCGAGAGCACGGTGTGGTGGGACGCGAACGGCGCCATCACGCCCGAGCAGTTCGACGCGCTGCTCGAGGACTTCCGGGCCCACGCCGAGGGCAAGGAGCTCTTCGCGCAGGACCTGTTCGGCGGCGCCGATCCGGCCTACCGCGTGCGCACCCGCGTCTACACGGAATACGCCTGGCACTCGCTGTTCATCAGGAACCTGCTGCGCCGGCCCGAGATCGACACGGTGCGTTCGTTCGTGCCCGAGCTCACCATCATCGACCTGCCCTCGTTCAAGGCCGACCCCGCCCGCCACGGCTGCCGTTCCGAGACGGTCATCGCCATGGACCTCACCCGCAAGATCGTGCTGATCGGCGGCACGTCCTATGCGGGCGAGATGAAGAAGTCGGTCTTCACCTACCTGAACTTCGTCCTGCCCGAGAAGGGCGTCATGCCGATGCACTGCTCGGCCAACATGTCCGAGCCGAAGGACGTGGCCCTGTTCTTCGGCCTCTCCGGCACCGGCAAGACCACGCTCTCCAACGATCCCGGCCGCCCGCTGATCGGCGACGACGAGCACGGCTGGGGGCCGCAGGGCGTGTTCAACTTCGAGGGCGGCTGCTACGCCAAGACCATCCGCCTCTCCGCCGACGCCGAGCCCGAGATCTACGCCACCACCCGGCGCTTCGGCACGGTGCTGGAGAACGTCGTCCTCGACCCCCACACCCGCGAGCCGGATTTCGACGACGCGTCCAAGACCGAGAACACGCGCTGCGCCTACCCGCTGGACTTCATCCCGGGCGCCTCCGAGAGCGGGCGGGCGGGCCAGCCCAAGAACATCGTCATGCTCACCTGCGACGCCTTCGGCGTCTTGCCGCCGATCGCCAAGCTGACGAGCGCCGAGGCGATGTACCACTTCCTGTCCGGCTACACGGCGAAGGTCGCGGGCACCGAGAAGGGCGTGACGGAGCCGCAGGCGACGTTCTCCACCTGCTTCGGCGCGCCCTTCATGCCGCGCCCGCCGTCGGTCTACGGGAACATGCTGCGCGAATTGATCGCGCGTCACCACGTCGACTGCTGGCTCGTCAACACCGGCTGGACCGGGGGCATGCACGGGGTCGGACGGCGCATGCCGATCCGCGTCACGCGGCGCCTCCTCTCGGCGGCGCTCGACGGGTCGCTGGCGAAGGCGGATTTCCGGCAGGACCCCTATTTCGGCTTCGCCGTGCCCACCTCGGTGCCGGGCATCGAGCCGCACATCCTCTATCCGGTCAAGACCTGGCAGAACAAGGCGCTGTTCGCGCAGACGGCGAAGAAGCTGATCGGCATGTTCGAGGAGAACTTCAAGCGCTTCGAGGCGGACGTCGACGACGACGTGCGCGCCGCCGCGCCGTCCATGTCGATCGCGGCCTGA
- a CDS encoding tyrosine-protein phosphatase encodes MLNRFRTDETRHARRLARIARWDRPIEGVAGRLRAWANMMLVDHGVFRLAYLNLHKVSETLWRAAQPAPHQLARLRDKGLRTVVYLRGGREHGSWQLQKECCDALGLTLVDFVVRSRAAPDKETMLRAREFFASVQYPALVHCKSGADRAGFVSALYLLVHEGRSADEALGQLSLAYGHFRFAKTGILDAFFEAYRDEGEAHGLSFEEWIETRYDPERLERDFKPGVLSDILVDKVMHRE; translated from the coding sequence GTGCTCAACCGCTTCCGCACCGACGAGACCCGCCATGCGCGGCGCCTGGCGCGCATCGCCCGGTGGGATCGCCCGATCGAGGGCGTGGCGGGTCGGCTGCGGGCGTGGGCGAACATGATGCTCGTCGACCACGGCGTCTTCCGGCTGGCCTATCTCAACCTGCACAAGGTGTCGGAGACGCTCTGGCGCGCGGCCCAGCCGGCGCCGCATCAGCTGGCGCGCCTGCGCGACAAGGGCCTGCGCACGGTGGTCTACCTGCGCGGCGGGCGCGAGCACGGCTCCTGGCAATTGCAGAAGGAATGCTGCGACGCGCTCGGGCTCACCCTCGTCGACTTCGTGGTGCGCTCGCGCGCCGCGCCGGACAAGGAGACGATGCTGCGCGCGCGGGAGTTCTTCGCGTCGGTGCAGTACCCCGCTCTCGTCCATTGCAAGTCGGGCGCGGACCGCGCCGGCTTCGTCTCGGCGCTCTACCTCCTGGTCCACGAGGGCCGCAGCGCCGACGAGGCTCTGGGGCAGCTCTCCCTCGCCTACGGCCATTTCCGCTTCGCCAAGACCGGCATCCTCGACGCCTTCTTCGAGGCCTATCGCGACGAGGGCGAGGCGCACGGGCTCTCCTTCGAGGAGTGGATCGAGACCCGCTACGATCCCGAGCGGCTGGAGCGGGACTTCAAGCCGGGCGTCCTGTCGGACATCCTGGTCGACAAGGTGATGCATCGCGAGTGA
- a CDS encoding DUF2470 domain-containing protein: protein MAGEKNLGESGVSEEARAILERVGPDPSYDGLTVAKTLLRAIRSGALATLDRESGFPFATLVTVATDVDGAPLFLMSRLSGHTANLERDERASVLLAERGKGDPLAHPRLTVLGRIARTDDPRARARFLARHPKAQLYAGFGDFAIFRMDVEGAHLNGGFARAMAVGAGDLLTRIDDAESLLALEEGAVAHMNEDHSDALALYATRLAKAPEADWRATGIDPDGIDLAAGDLTARVPFPERVAEGGRLRKALKEMADRAREMDV, encoded by the coding sequence ATGGCCGGCGAAAAGAATCTGGGCGAGAGCGGGGTCTCCGAGGAGGCGCGCGCCATCCTCGAGCGGGTGGGGCCGGACCCGTCCTACGACGGGCTCACGGTGGCGAAGACGCTTTTGCGCGCGATCCGTTCCGGCGCGCTGGCGACGCTCGACCGCGAGAGCGGCTTTCCCTTCGCCACCCTCGTCACCGTGGCGACCGACGTCGACGGCGCGCCGCTCTTCCTGATGTCGCGCCTGTCCGGCCACACGGCGAACCTCGAGCGCGACGAGCGCGCGAGCGTGCTCCTCGCCGAGCGCGGCAAGGGCGACCCCCTCGCCCATCCCCGCCTCACCGTCCTCGGCCGGATCGCCCGCACGGACGATCCGCGCGCCCGCGCCCGCTTCCTCGCCCGCCATCCGAAGGCGCAGCTCTATGCGGGCTTCGGCGATTTCGCGATCTTCCGCATGGACGTCGAGGGCGCGCATCTCAACGGCGGCTTCGCCCGGGCCATGGCGGTCGGCGCGGGCGACCTCCTCACCCGCATCGACGACGCCGAGAGCCTGCTCGCGCTCGAGGAGGGCGCGGTGGCCCACATGAACGAGGATCACAGCGACGCGCTCGCCCTCTACGCCACCCGCCTCGCCAAGGCGCCGGAGGCGGACTGGCGCGCCACCGGGATCGACCCCGACGGCATCGACCTCGCCGCCGGCGACCTGACGGCGCGCGTGCCCTTCCCCGAGCGCGTCGCCGAGGGCGGGCGGCTGCGCAAGGCGCTGAAGGAGATGGCCGATCGGGCGCGGGAGATGGACGTGTGA
- a CDS encoding methyltransferase domain-containing protein — protein sequence MTLDVVALRAFYDSPLGETAKRFVGRALAGFLAPSAGARVMGLGYATPYLDAARGTAERTLAFMPAAQGVEAWPADGRSASCLADSLMLPLPDGCMDRVLLVHALENSEDPNELFYEIWRVLAPGGRLAAVVPNRGGLWARMDVTPFGHGQPYSRGQLKALMRRTLFTPESWTETLYVPPLRSRTLRSSAPAWERIGTRLNLPFAGVHVVEATKQLHRPLMVRQTRRGTRFVPVLVPAANGAGAVRRDGGGGEAASLTRDASPCRPGCPTGRPA from the coding sequence ATGACCCTGGACGTCGTCGCGCTGCGTGCGTTCTACGACAGCCCCCTCGGCGAGACCGCGAAGCGATTCGTCGGGCGCGCGCTGGCGGGCTTTCTCGCGCCGAGCGCCGGCGCGCGCGTGATGGGGCTCGGCTACGCGACGCCTTATCTCGACGCCGCGCGCGGGACGGCCGAGCGCACGCTCGCCTTCATGCCGGCGGCGCAGGGCGTGGAGGCCTGGCCGGCGGACGGCCGCTCGGCCTCCTGCCTCGCCGACAGCCTGATGCTGCCGCTCCCCGACGGCTGCATGGACCGGGTGCTGCTCGTCCATGCGCTCGAGAACTCGGAGGACCCCAACGAGCTGTTCTACGAGATCTGGCGGGTGCTCGCCCCCGGCGGCCGGCTCGCCGCCGTAGTGCCCAATCGCGGGGGGCTCTGGGCGCGCATGGACGTCACCCCCTTCGGCCACGGCCAGCCCTATTCCCGCGGCCAGCTGAAGGCCCTGATGCGCCGCACCCTGTTCACGCCGGAGAGCTGGACGGAGACGCTCTACGTCCCGCCGCTCCGCTCGCGGACGCTGCGCTCCTCGGCGCCCGCCTGGGAGCGGATCGGCACGCGGCTCAACCTGCCTTTCGCCGGTGTTCACGTGGTCGAGGCGACGAAGCAGCTGCACCGGCCGCTCATGGTGCGCCAGACCCGGCGCGGCACGCGCTTCGTGCCGGTGCTGGTGCCGGCGGCGAACGGCGCGGGGGCCGTGCGGCGGGACGGCGGGGGCGGCGAGGCCGCATCCCTCACTCGCGATGCATCACCTTGTCGACCAGGATGTCCGACAGGACGCCCGGCTTGA
- a CDS encoding DEAD/DEAH box helicase: MPFPATHPLIAEALDARGYSEPTPVQAAVLAPGHEGRDLLVSAQTGSGKTVAFGLALAETLIGASPLLVPSLAPRALVIAPTRELALQVERELAWLYGETGARIVACVGGMDPRRERRALEVGADIVVGTPGRLRDHLERGALDLSGLEAAVLDEADEMLDLGFREDLTFILEAAPAERRTLLFSATIPPDIAKLARDHQRDAMRIDTVRRDTPHADIAYRAIRVSPREAELAVVNVLRYFEARGAMVFCATREQVRHLHASLVERGFAAVALSGELSQAERGHALQSLRDGRAKVCVATDVAARGIDLPHLDLVVHADLPNDRDTLLHRSGRTGRAGRKGVCALIVPVNRRRKAEGLIAAARIDVEWSGPPTFEDIRAEDRKRFLADPLLSQAPAEDELETARALMAEKSPEEIAAALVRLHRARLPAPEDVCDPGERPQRRPREERGERPERGAKPYEPRGFEPRERQPREARERQPMAWFSLSVGRRANADPKWLLPLICRLGGITRDEVGPIRIFPEETRVGIALDAADRFAEGALGANDENVRVTRAEGAPGPQGGFGDKRGSGPRRDGPKGFGGKGSGKGMGKGFGKGVEKGAGKGPGWKGAATGAAAADARPPRKERRHAGA, translated from the coding sequence ATGCCCTTTCCCGCGACCCATCCCCTCATCGCCGAGGCGCTCGACGCGCGCGGCTATTCCGAGCCGACGCCGGTGCAGGCCGCCGTGCTGGCGCCCGGGCACGAGGGGCGCGATCTCCTCGTCTCGGCCCAGACCGGCTCCGGCAAGACCGTCGCCTTCGGTCTCGCCCTCGCAGAGACGCTGATCGGGGCCTCGCCGCTCCTGGTGCCCTCGCTCGCGCCGCGCGCGCTGGTGATCGCGCCGACCCGGGAGCTCGCGCTCCAGGTCGAGCGCGAGCTCGCCTGGCTCTACGGCGAGACCGGCGCGCGCATCGTCGCCTGCGTCGGCGGCATGGATCCGCGGCGCGAGCGCCGCGCGCTCGAGGTGGGCGCGGACATCGTCGTGGGCACGCCGGGGCGCCTGCGCGACCATCTCGAGCGCGGCGCGCTCGACCTCTCCGGGCTCGAGGCCGCGGTGCTCGACGAGGCCGACGAGATGCTCGATCTCGGCTTCCGCGAGGACCTGACCTTCATTCTCGAGGCCGCGCCGGCGGAGCGCCGCACGCTGCTGTTCTCGGCCACGATCCCGCCGGACATCGCCAAGCTCGCCCGCGACCACCAGCGCGACGCCATGCGCATCGACACGGTGCGGCGCGACACGCCGCACGCCGACATCGCCTACCGCGCCATCCGCGTCTCCCCGCGCGAGGCGGAGCTCGCGGTGGTCAACGTCCTGCGCTATTTCGAGGCGCGCGGGGCCATGGTGTTCTGCGCCACCCGCGAGCAGGTGCGCCACCTCCATGCGAGCCTCGTCGAGCGCGGCTTCGCCGCCGTGGCGCTCTCGGGCGAGCTCTCCCAGGCCGAGCGCGGCCACGCGCTGCAGAGCCTGCGCGACGGGCGCGCCAAGGTCTGCGTCGCCACCGACGTCGCCGCCCGCGGCATCGACCTGCCGCATCTCGACCTCGTCGTCCACGCCGACCTGCCGAACGACCGCGACACGCTGCTCCATCGCTCGGGCCGCACCGGCCGCGCCGGCCGCAAGGGCGTGTGCGCGCTGATCGTGCCCGTGAACCGCCGCCGCAAGGCGGAGGGGCTGATCGCCGCCGCGCGCATCGACGTCGAATGGTCCGGTCCGCCGACCTTCGAGGACATCCGCGCCGAGGACCGCAAGCGCTTCCTCGCCGACCCGTTGCTCTCGCAGGCGCCGGCCGAGGACGAGCTCGAGACGGCGCGCGCGCTGATGGCGGAGAAGTCCCCCGAGGAGATCGCCGCGGCCCTCGTTCGCCTCCACCGCGCCCGCCTGCCGGCGCCGGAGGACGTCTGCGATCCCGGCGAGCGCCCGCAGCGCCGCCCGCGCGAGGAGCGCGGCGAGCGTCCCGAGCGGGGCGCGAAGCCCTACGAGCCGCGCGGCTTCGAGCCGCGCGAGCGACAGCCCCGAGAAGCGCGCGAGCGCCAGCCGATGGCGTGGTTCTCGCTCAGCGTCGGCCGCCGCGCCAACGCGGATCCGAAATGGCTCCTGCCGCTGATCTGCCGCCTCGGCGGGATCACCCGCGACGAGGTCGGCCCGATCCGCATCTTCCCCGAGGAGACGCGGGTGGGCATCGCCCTCGACGCCGCCGACCGGTTCGCCGAGGGCGCGCTCGGCGCCAACGACGAGAACGTCCGGGTCACCCGCGCCGAGGGCGCGCCGGGACCGCAAGGCGGCTTCGGCGACAAGCGCGGGTCCGGCCCGCGCCGGGACGGGCCGAAGGGCTTCGGCGGGAAGGGGTCCGGCAAGGGAATGGGCAAGGGCTTCGGCAAGGGCGTCGAGAAGGGAGCCGGGAAAGGTCCCGGCTGGAAGGGCGCGGCGACGGGCGCCGCCGCCGCCGACGCCCGCCCGCCGCGCAAGGAGCGCCGCCACGCCGGTGCGTGA
- a CDS encoding histidine kinase dimerization/phosphoacceptor domain -containing protein, whose amino-acid sequence MSLAARLAVLILAAVLPLVVALLAGQKDLYREMEADVRAEALQQARFLAGDLSQLVDGIRQVQAVLAGTPQIRGGDAEGCSETLQRIVDGQALMNNVLVADAKGDIWCDGVHRPEDVRIFNVADRRYFRRARAERAFSVDGYAIGRSTDAPVVHFATPVETATGGFAGVVITAVDLRALAARLQRPIWTDGQAILVADRDGVVLVRHPDNQAYLGRRMTPELLALLDDPGAGGVEIAATVDGVPRVIGYVPPAANPGGFYVGVGVSRTEAYAILDRANLQGVLLTLGAGAAAALAAWLVASRTVRRPVGQLLAATERWRGGDLSARADLSGAGEIAELGHAFDALANDLEGTLDRKEMLLRELAHRTMNNLQVLGSLLTLQKRSVGDDAARRELDEAAGRVKAMAAAYRNLHRSDHAGAAVDFAQLLDELCASMQDGLMREGARIEVRSMPLVLTADRAMPLALAANELLTNAVKYGGARDVVVELAPEEAGWRLAVGNQGPPLPEGFDPSRSSGFGLRMVATMAEQAGGRLACDSRDGWTRFTVLFVPAVPGKRADVAEAGGETA is encoded by the coding sequence ATGTCGCTCGCCGCACGCCTCGCCGTGCTGATCCTCGCCGCCGTCCTGCCCCTCGTCGTCGCCCTCCTCGCCGGACAGAAGGACCTCTATCGGGAGATGGAGGCCGACGTGCGCGCGGAGGCGCTGCAGCAGGCCCGTTTCCTGGCCGGAGACCTGTCGCAGCTCGTCGACGGCATCCGCCAGGTCCAGGCCGTGCTCGCCGGCACGCCGCAGATCCGCGGCGGCGACGCCGAGGGCTGCAGCGAGACCCTGCAACGCATCGTGGACGGGCAGGCGCTGATGAACAACGTCCTCGTCGCCGATGCGAAGGGCGACATCTGGTGCGACGGCGTGCACCGGCCGGAGGACGTGCGCATCTTCAACGTCGCGGATCGCCGCTACTTCCGGCGGGCGCGCGCCGAGCGGGCCTTCAGCGTCGACGGCTACGCCATCGGCCGCTCGACGGACGCGCCGGTGGTGCACTTCGCGACGCCCGTCGAGACCGCGACGGGCGGCTTCGCCGGCGTCGTGATCACCGCGGTCGACCTGCGCGCCCTCGCCGCGCGGCTGCAGCGGCCGATCTGGACCGACGGCCAGGCCATCCTCGTCGCCGATCGCGACGGCGTGGTGCTGGTGCGCCATCCCGACAACCAGGCCTATCTCGGCCGGCGCATGACGCCGGAGCTGCTCGCGCTTCTCGACGATCCGGGCGCCGGAGGCGTCGAGATCGCCGCCACGGTGGACGGCGTGCCGCGCGTGATCGGCTACGTGCCGCCCGCCGCCAACCCCGGAGGCTTCTACGTCGGCGTCGGCGTGAGCCGGACGGAGGCCTACGCCATCCTCGACCGGGCGAACCTCCAGGGCGTGCTGCTGACGCTCGGCGCCGGTGCGGCCGCGGCGCTCGCCGCCTGGCTGGTCGCGAGCCGGACGGTCCGCCGGCCCGTGGGCCAGCTCCTCGCCGCGACGGAGCGTTGGCGGGGCGGGGATCTCTCAGCCCGCGCGGACCTCTCGGGCGCCGGCGAGATCGCCGAGCTCGGCCACGCCTTCGATGCGCTCGCGAACGACCTCGAGGGCACGCTCGACCGCAAGGAGATGCTGCTGCGCGAGCTCGCGCACCGGACGATGAACAACCTCCAGGTTCTCGGCTCCCTGCTCACGCTGCAGAAGCGCAGCGTCGGCGACGACGCGGCCCGCCGCGAGCTGGACGAGGCGGCCGGCCGCGTGAAGGCGATGGCCGCCGCCTACCGCAACCTGCACCGTTCCGACCACGCCGGAGCCGCGGTCGATTTCGCGCAGCTCCTCGACGAGCTCTGCGCCAGCATGCAAGACGGGCTGATGCGCGAGGGCGCCCGGATCGAGGTGCGTTCGATGCCGCTCGTGCTCACCGCCGATCGCGCGATGCCGCTCGCGCTCGCGGCGAACGAGCTCCTCACCAACGCCGTGAAATACGGCGGCGCGCGCGACGTGGTGGTCGAGCTCGCGCCGGAAGAGGCCGGCTGGCGTCTCGCCGTCGGCAACCAGGGCCCGCCGCTGCCGGAGGGCTTCGATCCGAGCCGCAGCTCCGGCTTCGGGCTGCGCATGGTGGCCACCATGGCCGAGCAGGCCGGCGGGCGGCTCGCCTGCGACTCGCGGGACGGCTGGACGCGATTCACCGTGCTGTTCGTCCCCGCCGTGCCGGGGAAGCGAGCGGACGTCGCCGAGGCCGGCGGCGAGACCGCGTGA